CCTTGTCGCACCGCGGTACGCAGTACTCCTGCGGGAAACCCTAGCCCTCTCCTGTGGTCAAGGTCTCTGTCATCACGTGCTGCGGGCCACTCGGTTTCTTTGTCGAGTCCCTACGAATGGCCCAATGATTCTTTGCCCGCCGCCGGACCCTTGTCCCCCGGTTTACCGGTTAGTAGCGTTCGCGATGTCTTCAAGGGAAGAGGGTGGGCCCGGTGATACGCAGGCCGGTGGCGTGGGTCGTGGCGGTGGTGCTGTTCGCGGAGGCGTTCGGCATCGCGGCGCTGAACTGGTTCCTGGGGATGGTCGTCGACCGGCAGGACATGTCACTGGCCGGGCTGGACCCGCACATGATGTCGGTGTCCTCGAAGATCGGCGGGATCGTCTTCGGTCTCTACTTCGCCCTGTGCGGCCTGGTCGCCCTGCTGGTGGCGCTGCGGGACCGGCCCGCGGCGGGCTTCGGACGGGTGCTGCTGATCAGCGCGGCCGTCGTGCACGGGCTGCTGGGCGCGTTCACCTGGGGCCTCGTCGGCTGGACCGCGTTCCTGTTCATGGTGCTGGTCCTCGCGCTGATCGTGCTGCTGCTGATGACGTACGACCGTCCGGCCGAGCCCGCCGACGCCGCGCCCGAGGGCGGCAAGGGCGGCGACGGGTCCCCGGTCACTTCTCCACCGGCGCCCACAACTCCGTGATGCCCACGCCCAGTTTGGCGAGGAGCCGGCGCAGGAGCGGCAGGCTGATGCCGATCACGTTGCCGTGGTCGCCGTCGATGCCGTCGATGAACGGGGCCGAGCGGCCGTCCAGGGTGAACGCCCCGGCGACGTAGAGGGGTTCGCCGGAGGCGACGTAGGCGGCGATCTCCTCGTCGGTGGGCTCGCCGAAGTGGACGACCGTCGAGGCGGTGGCGGAGACGTAGCGGCTGGCGAGCGTGTCGTAGACGCAGTGGCCGGTCTGCAGGGTGCCGGCCCGGCCGCGCATCGACTTCCAGCGGGCGGTGGCCTCCTCGGCGTCCGCGGGCTTGCCGAGAGCCCGGCCGTCCAGGTCCAGCACCGAGTCGCAGCCGATCACGAGCGCGCCCTTGGCCTCCGGGCGGGCCGCCACGACGGAGGCCTTCGCCTCGGCCAGGGCGAGCGCCAGCTCGGCGGGTGTGGGGGCGGTGACGGCGTCCTCGTCGACGCCGCTCACGATCACCTCGGGGGTGAGACCGGCCTGACGGAGCAGTCCGAGCCGGGCGGGGGACTGGGAGGCGAGGACGAGTCGCCTGCGGCGCTGAGCAGTCATGCGGTCAGGTTAGTCACCCCGGCGGGGCCGGTTCACCTGACGCCGATCACGATCATCACGAGCACCATGGCCAGGGCCAGGAGAACGCTCAGCCGCCGCAGCATGTCCTGCATGTCACGCAGTTCTTCGGGCGGCTCGTTCTCGGGGTCGGACCACAGCATGCCTTCCATGGTCGGACGGGGGGTGGGCCGGCGCCTGAGTACGCGTACTCAACTTGCCGGGCCCACCCCCACGCATCACCCCGGCCAGTAGGTCCGGCCCCACGCCGCCGGCCCCGGCTGGGGCAGGCGGTGGGCCGCGATGCGGGACGGGTCGGACCAGGAATCGCGGGACGTCGGCGCGCCGGGCGGGGCGGCTGCCGCCGCCACGGCGCGGGCCCTGACCACCGCCAGGGCGGCGGCCAGCTCCTCCGGGGTCGGGTTGCCCCGTACGACCTTGATCGTCATGTGGGCCTCCTGGGCTCGCTGCGGGCTAGAGGGGGATGTTGCCGTGCTTCTTCGGAGGCAGGGATTCCCGCTTCGTACGCAGTTGACGCAGACCCCGTACGACGTGCCGGCGGGTCTGCGACGGCCGGATCACGGCGTCGACGTAACCGCGCTCGGCCGCGACGTAGGGGTTGAGGAGGGCGTCCTCGTACTCCTGGATCAGCCGCGCCCGGACCGCCTCCAGATCCTCGCCGTTGGCCTCGGCCTCCGCGATGGTGCGGCGGTGCAGGATGTTGACCGCGCCCTGGGCGCCCATGACGGCGATCTGGGCGGTGGGCCAGGCCAGGTTGAGGTCGGCGCCCAGGTGCTTGGAGCCCATGACGTCGTAGGCGCCGCCGAAGGCCTTGCGGGTGATGATCGTGATGAGCGGGACGGTCGCCTCGGCGTAGGCGTAGATCAGCTTGGCGCCGCGGCGGATGATGCCGTCGTGCTCCTGGTCGACGCCGGGCAGGAAGCCGGGCACGTCGACGAACGTGATGACGGGGACGTTGAAGGCGTCGCAGGTCCGCACGAAACGGGCGGCCTTCTCGCTGGCCTTGATGTCCAGGCACCCGGCGAACTGCATCGGCTGGTTGGCGACGATGCCGACCGGGTGGCCCTCGACCCGGCCGAAGCCGGTGACGATGTTCGGCGCGTACAGCGGCTGCGTCTCGAAGAACTCGGCGTCGTCCAGGACGTGCTCGATCACCGCGTGCATGTCGTACGGCTGGTTCGCGCTGTCCGGCACGATCACGTCCAGCTCGCGGTCCTCGTCGCTGACCTCGAGGTCGGCCTCCTCCGGGAAGGCCGGCGCCTCGGAGAGGTTGTTGGACGGCAGGTACGACAGCAACTGCTTGATGTACTCGATGGCGTCCTTCTCGTCGCCCGCCATGTGGTGGGCGACTCCGGAGGTCGCGTTGTGGGTCCGGGCGCCGCCCAGCTCCTCGAAGCCGACGTCCTCGCCGGTGACGGTCTTGATGACGTCGGGCCCGGTGATGAACATGTGCGAGGTCTGGTCGACCATGACCGTGAAGTCGGTGATGGCCGGGGAGTAGACCGCGCCGCCCGCGCACGGCCCGACGACCAGGCTGATCTGCGGGATGACACCGGAGGCGTGGGTGTTGCGGCGGAAGATCTCGCCGTAGGCCCCGAGCGACGCCACACCCTCCTGGATGCGGGCGCCACCGGAGTCGTTGATCCCGATGACCGGGCAGCCGGTCTTCAGGGCGAAGTCCATGACCTTGACGATCTTCTGGCCGTAGACCTCTCCGAGGGCCCCGCCGAAGACGGTGAAGTCCTGCGAGAACACGGCGACCGGGCGGCCGTCGACGGTGCCGTACCCGGTGACGACCCCGTCGCCGTACGGGCGGTTCTTGTCGAGGCCGAAGTTGGTGGAGCGGTGCCGGGCGAACTCGTCGAGCTCGACGAAGGAACCCTCGTCGAGCAGGAGCTCGATCCGCTCACGGGCCGTCAGTTTGCCCTTGGCGTGCTGCTTCTCGACAGCACGAGCGGAGCCGGCATGTGTCGCTTCCTCGATGCGTCGCTCCAGATCCGCGAGCTTGCCCGCGGTCGTGTGAATGTCGGGCTGCTGCTGCTCTTCCGGCTCGGACATCGGGATGCGGCTCCCTGCCTGCTCAAAAGGGGGACGGTTACTCATCCGTAGAGTAGTGGGGTGCCTCCACATCGGCAGTGCGGCGTTTGCCACACCTAGGGTGGCTTGCATGACGCCGCGAGATGCATCAGAGCCGAACGGGAGCCGGTGGTCGGATCTGGACCGCCCGCCCCTCAACGTCACCGCCCTGCGCCGGGGTCTGGTACGGCCGGGAGGGCTGTGGTCGGAGGTGGACGTGGTGCAGCGCACCGGCTCCACGAACTCCGATCTGGTGGCCCGGGCGGCCAAGGGCGAGGTGACCGAGGGCGCGGTGCTGGTCGCCGAGGCACAGACGGCGGGCCGCGGCCGGCTCGACCGCCAGTGGACGGCGCCGCCGCGCTCCGGCCTGTTCTTCTCCGTCCTGCTCACGCCGAGCGAGGTGCCGGTGGCGCGGTGGGGCTGGCTGCCGCTGCTCACGGGGGTCGCGGTGGCGACGGGCCTGTCGCGGGCGGCGGGCGTGGACACGGCCCTGAAGTGGCCGAACGATCTGCTGGTCACGGTCGGGGGAGCGGAACGCAAGGCCGGCGGGATCCTGGCCGAGCGGGCCGGCGGCGACGGGGTCGTCATCGGGGTCGGCATCAACGTCTCCCTGAAGGACGACGAGCTGCCCGTGCCGACGGCGGGGTCGCTGGGGCTGGCCGGGGCGGTGAGCACGGACCGGGATCCGCTGCTGCGGGGGGTGCTGCGCTCGCTGGAGGAGTGGTACGGCAAGTGGCGCGAGGCCGGGGGAGACCCGGGGCCGAGCGGGTTGCAGGAGGCGTATGCGGCCGGGTGCGCGACGCTCGGGCGGGTGGTGCGGGCGGAGCTGCCGGGAGACCGGGCGCTCGTGGGGGAAGCGGTGGCTGTGGACGGAGACGGGCGGCTGGTGCTGGCGACGGAGGAGGGGATGCAGGAGCCGGTCGGTGCCGGGGACATCGTGCACCTGAGGCCGGCGTGAGCTGAGCCTTGGGCGTGGGCCAGGTGTTTGCAGCCCGTCCGGCGATTGAGGACGAGGCCGTTCAGGCCGGAGCGGGGGTCTGGGGGCGGCAGCCC
The Streptomyces tuirus genome window above contains:
- a CDS encoding biotin--[acetyl-CoA-carboxylase] ligase produces the protein MTPRDASEPNGSRWSDLDRPPLNVTALRRGLVRPGGLWSEVDVVQRTGSTNSDLVARAAKGEVTEGAVLVAEAQTAGRGRLDRQWTAPPRSGLFFSVLLTPSEVPVARWGWLPLLTGVAVATGLSRAAGVDTALKWPNDLLVTVGGAERKAGGILAERAGGDGVVIGVGINVSLKDDELPVPTAGSLGLAGAVSTDRDPLLRGVLRSLEEWYGKWREAGGDPGPSGLQEAYAAGCATLGRVVRAELPGDRALVGEAVAVDGDGRLVLATEEGMQEPVGAGDIVHLRPA
- the mmpB gene encoding morphogenic membrane protein MmpB; protein product: MLWSDPENEPPEELRDMQDMLRRLSVLLALAMVLVMIVIGVR
- a CDS encoding Maf family protein, producing MTAQRRRRLVLASQSPARLGLLRQAGLTPEVIVSGVDEDAVTAPTPAELALALAEAKASVVAARPEAKGALVIGCDSVLDLDGRALGKPADAEEATARWKSMRGRAGTLQTGHCVYDTLASRYVSATASTVVHFGEPTDEEIAAYVASGEPLYVAGAFTLDGRSAPFIDGIDGDHGNVIGISLPLLRRLLAKLGVGITELWAPVEK
- a CDS encoding acyl-CoA carboxylase epsilon subunit gives rise to the protein MTIKVVRGNPTPEELAAALAVVRARAVAAAAAPPGAPTSRDSWSDPSRIAAHRLPQPGPAAWGRTYWPG
- a CDS encoding acyl-CoA carboxylase subunit beta, which codes for MSEPEEQQQPDIHTTAGKLADLERRIEEATHAGSARAVEKQHAKGKLTARERIELLLDEGSFVELDEFARHRSTNFGLDKNRPYGDGVVTGYGTVDGRPVAVFSQDFTVFGGALGEVYGQKIVKVMDFALKTGCPVIGINDSGGARIQEGVASLGAYGEIFRRNTHASGVIPQISLVVGPCAGGAVYSPAITDFTVMVDQTSHMFITGPDVIKTVTGEDVGFEELGGARTHNATSGVAHHMAGDEKDAIEYIKQLLSYLPSNNLSEAPAFPEEADLEVSDEDRELDVIVPDSANQPYDMHAVIEHVLDDAEFFETQPLYAPNIVTGFGRVEGHPVGIVANQPMQFAGCLDIKASEKAARFVRTCDAFNVPVITFVDVPGFLPGVDQEHDGIIRRGAKLIYAYAEATVPLITIITRKAFGGAYDVMGSKHLGADLNLAWPTAQIAVMGAQGAVNILHRRTIAEAEANGEDLEAVRARLIQEYEDALLNPYVAAERGYVDAVIRPSQTRRHVVRGLRQLRTKRESLPPKKHGNIPL